A section of the Enterobacter sp. C2 genome encodes:
- the rnm gene encoding RNase AM, whose protein sequence is MSDTNYAIIYDLHSHTQASDGLLSPEELVHRAVEMRVGTLAITDHDTTSAIPAARAEIARAGLNLTLINGVEISTLWENHEIHIVGLNIDIEHPAMVTLLEEQKARRQARAMQIGERLEKAHIPGAWEGALRLANCGAVTRGHFARFLIESGKASDVAGVFKKYLARGKTGYVPPQWCTIKQAIDVIHHSGGKAVVAHPGRYDLSAKWLKRLLAHFAEQGGDAMEVAQCQQAPNERTQLAAYAQQFGLMASQGSDFHQPCPWIELGRKLWLPAGVEAVWQLWEQPQHNNEREV, encoded by the coding sequence TTGAGCGACACGAATTACGCCATTATTTACGACCTTCACTCTCACACTCAGGCCTCAGACGGTTTGCTCTCCCCGGAAGAATTAGTTCATCGCGCAGTTGAGATGCGTGTGGGTACGCTGGCTATCACCGATCATGATACGACCTCAGCTATTCCCGCAGCCCGGGCGGAGATTGCGCGCGCAGGCCTGAACCTGACGCTGATTAACGGCGTGGAGATCTCTACCCTCTGGGAAAACCACGAGATCCATATTGTCGGCCTTAACATCGACATTGAGCATCCGGCAATGGTGACGCTGCTTGAAGAGCAGAAAGCCCGTCGCCAGGCACGCGCCATGCAGATTGGCGAGCGCCTCGAAAAGGCGCATATTCCCGGTGCGTGGGAGGGGGCGCTGCGCCTGGCTAACTGCGGGGCGGTGACCCGTGGCCACTTTGCTCGTTTCCTCATTGAGAGCGGCAAAGCCAGTGACGTGGCGGGCGTGTTTAAAAAGTATCTTGCGCGTGGTAAAACCGGATACGTTCCGCCCCAGTGGTGTACAATAAAACAAGCTATTGATGTGATTCATCATTCTGGCGGCAAAGCGGTAGTGGCCCATCCTGGGCGCTACGATCTTAGCGCTAAATGGCTGAAAAGACTGCTGGCACACTTTGCCGAACAGGGCGGTGATGCGATGGAAGTCGCGCAATGCCAGCAGGCGCCCAACGAGCGCACCCAGCTTGCTGCGTATGCGCAACAGTTTGGTCTTATGGCGTCGCAGGGATCGGATTTTCACCAGCCCTGCCCGTGGATCGAACTGGGTCGCAAACTGTGGCTGCCCGCAGGCGTAGAAGCGGTATGGCAGCTCTGGGAACAGCCTCAACATAATAATGAGAGGGAAGTATGA
- a CDS encoding DUF1493 family protein gives MVKDIEKQVIEMFTIRSGSYLFRKKKYDTYSAESSIHFDVQLDQDDVEELVEDFSKEFNVDMSNFHLETYYPDVKFSWNPFKKPEPVDVPDFTIDMFIQSAKAGKWLYD, from the coding sequence ATGGTAAAAGATATTGAAAAACAAGTGATTGAGATGTTCACTATCCGTAGTGGTTCATATCTATTCAGAAAGAAGAAATACGATACCTACTCAGCCGAATCAAGCATTCACTTCGATGTGCAGTTAGATCAGGATGATGTTGAGGAGCTGGTTGAAGACTTTTCGAAGGAGTTCAATGTCGATATGTCGAATTTTCATCTTGAAACTTACTATCCCGATGTTAAATTCTCCTGGAACCCATTCAAAAAACCTGAGCCTGTGGATGTTCCCGATTTCACTATTGATATGTTTATTCAATCAGCAAAAGCGGGAAAATGGTTGTACGATTAA
- the rluB gene encoding 23S rRNA pseudouridine(2605) synthase RluB: MSEKLQKVLARAGHGSRREIEAIIAAGRVSVDGKIATLGDRVEVIPGLKIRIDGHLISVKESVEQICRVLAYYKPEGELCTRNDPEGRPTVFDRLPKLRGARWIAVGRLDVNTCGLLLFTTDGELANRLMHPSREVEREYAVRVFGQVEENKIRDLSRGVQLEDGPAAFKTIKFSGGEGINQWYNVTLTEGRNREVRRLWEAVGVQVSRLIRVRYGDILLPKGLPRGGYTELDLAQTNYLRELVELTPETESKVAVEKDRRRLKANQIRRAVKRHSQTGSARPASGRPASGNRRSSTRNSKA; encoded by the coding sequence ATGAGCGAAAAATTACAAAAAGTGCTGGCCCGCGCTGGCCACGGCTCCCGCCGTGAAATCGAAGCGATCATTGCCGCCGGGCGCGTCAGCGTTGACGGAAAAATCGCTACGCTGGGCGACCGCGTTGAGGTTATCCCAGGCCTGAAAATCCGTATTGACGGCCATCTTATCTCAGTTAAAGAGTCCGTTGAGCAGATCTGCCGCGTGCTGGCCTACTATAAACCAGAAGGTGAACTCTGCACCCGTAACGATCCGGAAGGGCGTCCGACGGTGTTTGACCGTCTGCCGAAACTGCGCGGTGCGCGTTGGATCGCCGTTGGCCGTCTGGACGTGAACACCTGCGGCCTGCTGCTGTTTACCACCGACGGTGAGCTGGCTAACCGCCTGATGCACCCCAGCCGTGAAGTCGAGCGCGAATACGCCGTGCGCGTGTTTGGTCAGGTCGAAGAGAACAAGATCCGCGATCTCTCCCGTGGTGTGCAGCTGGAAGATGGTCCGGCAGCGTTTAAAACTATTAAGTTCAGCGGCGGCGAGGGTATCAACCAGTGGTATAACGTCACCCTGACCGAGGGGCGTAACCGCGAGGTTCGTCGTCTGTGGGAAGCCGTTGGCGTGCAGGTAAGCCGTCTTATCCGCGTCCGCTACGGTGATATTCTGCTGCCGAAAGGGCTGCCGCGCGGGGGCTATACCGAACTGGATCTGGCTCAGACTAACTATCTGCGCGAGCTGGTGGAGTTAACGCCGGAAACGGAATCCAAGGTGGCGGTAGAGAAAGATCGTCGTCGGCTGAAAGCGAATCAGATCCGCCGGGCGGTCAAGCGTCATAGCCAGACCGGCAGCGCGCGTCCGGCCAGCGGACGTCCTGCAAGCGGCAATCGCCGCTCCAGCACGCGTAACAGCAAAGCATAA
- the sohB gene encoding protease SohB, with the protein MELLSEYGLFLAKIVTVVIAIAVVAMLIVNLTQRKRQRGELRVTNLSEQYKEMQEELSVSLLDTHRQKLWHKAQKKRLKQEAKEAKSTAKLGVPAAATKARAWVLDFKGSMDAHEVSSLREEITAVLTVAKPEDRVVLRLESPGGVVHGYGLASSQLQRLRDKNIPLTVAVDKVAASGGYMMACVADKIVAAPFAIVGSIGVVAQIPNLNRFLKSKDIDIELHTAGQYKRTLTLLGENTEEGRQKFRESLNETHDLFKSFVKQMRPSLDIESVATGEHWYGVQAQEKGLVDEVGTSDELLLGLLNEFEVIGIRYTRRKKLMDRFTSSAAESADRLLLRWWQRGEKPLL; encoded by the coding sequence GTGGAATTACTATCTGAATACGGGTTGTTTTTAGCCAAGATTGTGACGGTGGTGATTGCCATCGCCGTCGTGGCGATGCTTATCGTTAACCTGACGCAGCGCAAACGCCAGCGCGGGGAGCTTCGCGTCACAAACCTGAGCGAGCAGTATAAAGAGATGCAGGAGGAGCTCTCGGTCTCCTTGCTCGATACGCACCGGCAGAAGCTGTGGCACAAGGCGCAGAAGAAGCGTCTGAAGCAGGAGGCCAAAGAGGCAAAGTCTACTGCGAAGCTGGGCGTACCCGCTGCTGCCACTAAAGCGCGTGCCTGGGTGCTGGATTTCAAAGGCAGTATGGATGCGCATGAGGTCAGCAGCCTGCGGGAAGAGATCACCGCCGTGCTCACCGTTGCTAAGCCTGAGGATCGGGTCGTGCTGCGTCTTGAAAGCCCCGGTGGCGTGGTTCACGGCTATGGTCTGGCATCGTCCCAGCTACAGCGTCTGCGCGATAAAAACATTCCGCTCACGGTTGCCGTGGACAAAGTCGCTGCCAGTGGTGGGTATATGATGGCCTGCGTGGCGGACAAGATCGTTGCCGCACCCTTTGCCATTGTCGGGTCGATTGGCGTCGTGGCGCAGATCCCTAACCTCAACCGTTTCCTGAAAAGCAAAGATATTGATATTGAATTGCATACAGCTGGTCAATATAAACGGACGCTGACCCTGCTTGGGGAGAATACCGAAGAGGGACGGCAGAAGTTCCGCGAAAGCCTGAACGAGACCCACGATCTCTTCAAATCCTTTGTTAAGCAGATGCGTCCTTCATTAGATATTGAGTCCGTGGCCACCGGTGAACACTGGTATGGCGTGCAGGCCCAGGAGAAGGGGCTGGTTGATGAGGTGGGCACCAGCGACGAGCTGCTGCTTGGCCTGCTCAACGAGTTCGAGGTGATCGGGATTCGCTACACCCGCCGCAAGAAATTAATGGATCGCTTTACCAGCAGCGCGGCGGAGAGTGCCGACCGGCTGCTACTGCGCTGGTGGCAGCGCGGTGAAAAGCCGCTGCTGTAA
- a CDS encoding anthranilate synthase component 1 has protein sequence MPMPKPALQLLTDHAAYRENPTALFHQLCADRPATLLLESADIDSKDDLKSLLLVDSALRITAFGDTVTIQALTTNGASLLPLLDAALPAGVENIARPDGRVLHYPPVSNLLDEDARLCSLSVFDTFRLLQELVTVPAEEREAMFFGGLFAYDLVAGFEDLPALAQENGCPDFCFYLAETLLVIDHQQQQTRIQASLFTPSDAEQQRLTQRIAELRQQLSLPPAPLPVETVASMRCECNQSDEEFGAVVREMQKAIRAGEIFQVVPSRRFSLPCPSPLAAYDVLKKSNPSPYMFFMQDNDFTLFGASPESSLKYDAQSRQIEIYPIAGTRPRGRRADGSLDRDLDSRIELEMRTDHKELSEHLMLVDLARNDLARICTPGSRYVADLTKVDRYSFVMHLVSRVVGELRNDLDVLHAYRACMNMGTLSGAPKVRAMQLIAQAEGTRRGSYGGAVGYFTAHGDLDTCIVIRSAYVENGVATVQAGAGVVLDSVPQSEADETRNKARAVLRAIATAHHAQETF, from the coding sequence ATGCCAATGCCAAAACCTGCACTACAGCTTCTCACAGACCACGCCGCGTACCGGGAGAACCCGACCGCCCTGTTTCATCAGCTGTGCGCGGATCGTCCGGCAACGCTGCTGCTGGAATCCGCCGATATCGACAGCAAGGACGATCTCAAGAGCCTGCTGCTGGTCGACAGCGCGCTACGCATTACCGCGTTTGGTGACACTGTCACTATTCAGGCATTGACGACTAACGGCGCATCGCTCCTGCCGCTGCTGGATGCCGCCCTGCCCGCTGGCGTAGAGAACATCGCCCGTCCGGATGGTCGCGTTCTGCACTATCCGCCGGTAAGCAACCTGCTGGACGAAGACGCCCGCCTCTGCTCTCTGTCCGTTTTTGATACCTTTCGCCTGCTCCAGGAGCTGGTTACCGTTCCGGCCGAAGAGCGTGAGGCGATGTTCTTTGGCGGCCTCTTCGCCTATGACCTGGTAGCCGGTTTTGAGGATCTCCCTGCGCTTGCACAGGAGAATGGCTGCCCGGACTTCTGTTTCTACCTGGCCGAAACGCTGCTGGTTATCGATCACCAGCAGCAGCAAACCCGCATCCAGGCAAGCCTTTTCACTCCTTCCGACGCCGAACAGCAGCGCCTGACCCAACGCATTGCCGAACTGCGTCAGCAGCTCAGCCTGCCTCCCGCACCGCTGCCGGTAGAGACGGTGGCGTCTATGCGCTGCGAATGCAACCAGAGCGACGAGGAGTTTGGGGCGGTAGTACGCGAGATGCAAAAAGCCATCCGCGCCGGAGAGATCTTCCAGGTTGTGCCGTCCCGCCGCTTCTCCCTGCCCTGCCCATCACCGCTGGCAGCCTACGACGTGCTGAAGAAGAGCAACCCGAGTCCCTACATGTTCTTTATGCAGGATAACGACTTTACCCTGTTCGGCGCGTCGCCTGAGAGCTCGCTGAAGTATGATGCGCAGTCTCGCCAGATTGAGATCTACCCGATTGCCGGAACGCGTCCGCGCGGCCGCCGGGCCGACGGTTCGCTGGATCGCGATCTCGACAGCCGCATCGAGCTGGAGATGCGTACCGACCATAAAGAGCTCTCCGAACACCTGATGCTGGTTGACCTCGCCCGCAACGATCTGGCCCGCATCTGCACGCCGGGCAGCCGCTACGTTGCCGACCTGACCAAGGTTGATCGCTACTCATTTGTGATGCATCTGGTCTCCCGCGTGGTGGGCGAGCTGCGCAACGATCTCGATGTCCTCCACGCCTACCGGGCGTGCATGAATATGGGCACCCTGAGCGGTGCGCCAAAGGTCCGCGCCATGCAGCTTATCGCTCAGGCGGAAGGCACCCGTCGCGGCAGCTACGGCGGCGCAGTGGGCTACTTCACTGCCCACGGCGATTTGGATACTTGCATTGTGATCCGCTCCGCCTACGTTGAAAACGGTGTCGCCACCGTTCAGGCAGGTGCGGGCGTGGTGCTGGACTCTGTTCCGCAGTCTGAAGCCGATGAAACCCGCAACAAAGCTCGCGCGGTCCTGCGCGCCATTGCCACCGCACACCACGCTCAGGAGACGTTCTGA
- a CDS encoding L-threonylcarbamoyladenylate synthase: MSQFFYIHPDNPQPRLINQAVEIVRKGGVIVYPTDSGYALGCKIEDKGAMERISRIRQLPDGHNFTLMCRDLSELSTYAFVDNVAFRLIKNNTPGNYTFILKGTKEVPRRLLQEKRKTIGLRVPSNPIALALLETLGEPMLSTSLMLPGSEFTESDPEEIKDRLEKHVELVIHGGYLGQQPTTVVDLTDDAPEVIREGVGDVKPFL, from the coding sequence ATGAGTCAGTTTTTTTATATTCATCCGGATAATCCCCAGCCGCGCCTGATTAACCAGGCAGTGGAGATTGTGCGTAAGGGTGGGGTGATCGTCTATCCCACCGACTCCGGCTACGCGCTGGGATGTAAAATCGAAGATAAAGGGGCGATGGAGCGTATATCGCGCATTCGCCAGCTGCCGGATGGCCACAACTTTACGCTGATGTGCCGGGATCTCTCCGAGCTGTCGACCTATGCTTTTGTGGATAACGTGGCATTCCGCCTGATCAAGAACAATACGCCGGGCAACTACACCTTTATTCTCAAAGGTACAAAAGAGGTCCCGCGCCGTCTGCTGCAGGAAAAACGCAAAACCATCGGCCTGCGCGTGCCGTCTAACCCTATTGCACTGGCGCTGCTGGAAACGCTCGGCGAGCCGATGCTCTCTACTTCGCTGATGCTCCCCGGCAGCGAATTCACCGAGTCCGATCCCGAAGAGATCAAGGATCGTCTTGAAAAGCATGTGGAGCTTGTCATTCATGGCGGCTATCTCGGACAGCAGCCTACCACGGTGGTCGATCTCACCGATGACGCGCCGGAAGTGATCCGCGAAGGCGTGGGCGATGTGAAGCCGTTCCTGTAG
- the cobO gene encoding cob(I)yrinic acid a,c-diamide adenosyltransferase, with protein MSEERYQQRQQRVKDHVDARVAAAQDERGIIIVFTGNGKGKTTAAFGTATRAVGHGKKVGVIQFIKGTWPNGERNLLEPHGVEFQVMATGFTWDTQNREADTAACLAVWEHAQRMLADETLDMVLLDELTYMVAYDYLPLETVLSALQARPAQQTVIITGRGCHRDILELADTVSELRPVKHAFDAGVKAQIGIDY; from the coding sequence ATGAGTGAAGAGCGTTACCAGCAACGACAGCAGCGGGTGAAGGATCACGTGGATGCACGCGTGGCCGCCGCCCAGGACGAGCGCGGGATTATTATCGTCTTTACCGGCAACGGCAAAGGCAAAACCACCGCCGCCTTTGGCACCGCAACCCGCGCGGTGGGCCATGGTAAAAAAGTGGGCGTGATCCAGTTTATTAAGGGTACCTGGCCTAACGGCGAGCGCAACCTGCTGGAGCCGCACGGGGTGGAGTTTCAGGTGATGGCGACGGGCTTTACCTGGGATACGCAGAACCGCGAGGCCGATACTGCCGCCTGTCTGGCCGTGTGGGAGCATGCCCAGCGGATGCTGGCCGACGAGACGCTGGATATGGTGCTCCTGGACGAACTGACCTACATGGTGGCCTATGACTATCTGCCGCTGGAGACAGTGCTGAGCGCCCTGCAAGCGCGTCCGGCCCAGCAGACGGTGATTATCACCGGCCGTGGCTGCCATCGGGATATTCTGGAGCTGGCGGATACGGTGAGCGAGCTGCGTCCGGTTAAGCACGCCTTCGACGCGGGCGTAAAGGCACAGATCGGCATTGACTATTAA
- a CDS encoding YciN family protein produces the protein MQESVLPIDRQSLLAKANEIIREHEDYVQGIEATNVTERNGILIFSGDYFLDEQGLPTAKSTAVFNMFKHLAHVLSEKYTLAE, from the coding sequence ATGCAAGAGTCAGTTCTACCGATCGATCGTCAGTCACTGCTGGCGAAAGCGAATGAGATCATCCGCGAGCACGAGGATTATGTGCAGGGCATCGAAGCCACCAACGTCACCGAACGTAACGGCATTTTGATTTTCAGCGGCGACTATTTTCTTGATGAGCAGGGCCTGCCCACGGCGAAGAGTACGGCGGTGTTTAACATGTTTAAACATCTTGCCCACGTACTGTCAGAGAAATACACCCTGGCGGAGTAA
- a CDS encoding YciK family oxidoreductase, translated as MHYQPKRDLLENRIILVTGASDGIGQEAALTYARYGAKVILLGRNEEKLRHVAQRIEQLGGKTARWYTLDLATCTPEQCQQLAAQIDAAVPRLDGVLHNAGMLGDICPMDEQKPEVWEQVMQINVNATFYLTQALLPLLLKSEAGSLVFTSSSVGRQGRASWGAYAVSKFATEGMMQVLAEEYQSRHLRVNCINPGGTRTKMRASAFPSEDPQKLKTPADIMPLYLWLMGDDSRRKTGMSFDAQPGRKPGIAQ; from the coding sequence GTGCACTACCAGCCAAAACGAGATTTATTAGAGAACCGCATTATTCTGGTGACCGGTGCCAGCGACGGGATTGGCCAGGAGGCCGCCCTGACCTATGCCCGCTACGGCGCAAAAGTGATCCTGCTCGGCAGAAATGAAGAGAAGCTGCGCCACGTGGCCCAGCGCATTGAGCAGCTGGGCGGCAAAACCGCCCGCTGGTATACCCTGGATCTCGCCACCTGCACGCCGGAGCAGTGCCAGCAGCTGGCGGCACAGATTGACGCCGCCGTTCCCCGCCTCGATGGCGTCCTGCATAACGCGGGCATGCTGGGGGATATCTGCCCTATGGATGAGCAGAAACCTGAAGTCTGGGAGCAGGTGATGCAGATTAACGTCAACGCGACCTTCTACTTGACCCAGGCGCTTCTTCCTTTATTACTCAAGTCAGAGGCTGGCTCACTGGTGTTCACCTCCTCAAGCGTAGGCCGCCAGGGCCGCGCCAGCTGGGGGGCCTACGCGGTGTCCAAATTTGCCACCGAAGGCATGATGCAGGTGCTGGCGGAGGAGTATCAGAGCAGGCACCTGCGGGTTAACTGCATCAACCCCGGTGGCACGCGAACAAAAATGCGTGCCAGCGCGTTTCCGTCGGAAGATCCACAAAAATTAAAGACCCCGGCTGATATCATGCCGCTCTACCTATGGCTGATGGGTGATGACAGCCGTCGCAAAACCGGCATGAGCTTTGATGCTCAGCCTGGACGCAAACCGGGGATAGCACAATGA
- the topA gene encoding type I DNA topoisomerase, with translation MGKALVIVESPAKAKTINKYLGSDYVVKSSVGHIRDLPTSGSAAKKSADSASTKTAKKPKKDERGALVNRMGVDPWHDWDARYEVLPGKEKVVSELKSLAEKADHIYLATDLDREGEAIAWHLREVIGGDETRYSRVVFNEITKNAIRQAFEKPGELNIDRVNAQQARRFMDRVVGYMVSPLLWKKIARGLSAGRVQSVAVRLVVEREREIKAFVPEEYWEVDANVATPAGDSLALQVTHQQDKPFRPVNREQTMSAVSLLEKARYTVTDREDKPTSSKPGAPFITSTLQQAASTRLGFGVKKTMMMAQRLYEAGHITYMRTDSTNLSQDAVSMARSYITDNFGKKYLPESPIQYSNKENSQEAHEAIRPSDVAVVAESLKDMENDAQKLYQLIWRQFVACQMTPAQYDSTTLTVEASEFRLKARGRTLRFDGWTKVMPALRKNDEDRTLPPVNKGDVVSLIELTPAQHFTKPPARFSEASLVKELEKRGIGRPSTYASIISTIQDRGYVRVENRRFYAEKMGEIVTDRLEENFRELMNYDFTAQMENSLDQVANHETEWKGVLDNFFSDFTKQLEKAEQDPEEGGMRPNQMVLTSIDCPTCGRKMGIRTASTGVFLGCSGYALPPKERCKTTINLVPENEVLNVLEGDDAETNALRAKRRCVKCGTAMDSYLIDPKRKLHVCGNNPTCDGYEIEEGEFRIKGYDGPIVECEKCGSEMHLKMGRFGKYMACTNDDCKNTRKILRSGEVAPPKEDPVPLPELQCEKSDAYFVLRDGAAGVFLAANTFPKSRETRAPLVEELYRFRDRLPEKLRYLADAPQQDPAGNKTMVRFSRKTKQQYVASEKEGKATGWSAFFIDGKWVEAKK, from the coding sequence ATGGGTAAAGCTCTCGTTATCGTTGAGTCCCCGGCAAAAGCCAAAACGATCAATAAGTATCTGGGTAGTGACTACGTGGTGAAATCCAGCGTCGGTCATATCCGCGATTTGCCGACCAGTGGCTCAGCCGCCAAAAAGAGCGCTGACTCTGCCTCCACCAAAACGGCTAAAAAGCCCAAAAAGGATGAACGTGGCGCGCTGGTCAATCGTATGGGCGTCGACCCATGGCACGACTGGGATGCGCGCTATGAAGTGCTCCCCGGCAAAGAGAAAGTGGTCTCTGAGCTAAAGTCGCTGGCCGAAAAAGCCGATCATATCTATCTCGCAACCGACCTTGACCGCGAAGGGGAAGCCATTGCCTGGCACCTGCGGGAAGTGATCGGGGGCGATGAGACGCGCTACAGCCGCGTCGTGTTTAACGAAATTACCAAAAATGCGATCCGCCAGGCGTTCGAAAAGCCGGGCGAGCTGAATATTGACCGTGTCAATGCCCAGCAGGCGCGTCGCTTTATGGACCGCGTCGTAGGCTACATGGTCTCGCCGCTGCTGTGGAAAAAGATCGCCCGTGGTCTCTCTGCGGGTCGCGTGCAGTCCGTTGCCGTGCGGCTGGTGGTTGAGCGCGAGCGTGAAATCAAAGCCTTCGTGCCGGAGGAGTACTGGGAGGTGGACGCCAACGTGGCGACGCCAGCCGGTGACTCGCTGGCGCTGCAGGTCACGCACCAGCAGGACAAGCCGTTCCGTCCGGTTAACCGCGAGCAGACCATGTCGGCAGTTAGCCTGCTGGAGAAAGCCCGTTATACCGTAACCGATCGGGAAGATAAGCCGACCAGCAGCAAGCCGGGTGCGCCGTTCATCACCTCGACGCTGCAGCAGGCGGCCAGCACCCGTCTCGGCTTTGGCGTGAAGAAAACCATGATGATGGCCCAGCGTCTGTACGAAGCGGGACACATTACCTATATGCGTACTGACTCAACCAACTTGAGCCAGGACGCGGTGAGCATGGCTCGCAGCTATATCACTGACAACTTCGGCAAAAAATACCTGCCGGAGAGCCCGATTCAGTACTCCAACAAAGAGAACTCGCAGGAAGCGCACGAAGCGATTCGTCCTTCTGACGTGGCGGTTGTAGCTGAGTCGCTGAAGGATATGGAAAACGACGCGCAGAAGCTCTATCAGCTGATCTGGCGTCAGTTCGTTGCCTGCCAGATGACGCCAGCCCAGTATGACTCCACGACGCTGACCGTAGAAGCGAGCGAGTTCCGCCTGAAGGCGCGCGGTCGCACGCTGCGTTTTGACGGCTGGACCAAAGTGATGCCCGCGCTGCGTAAAAACGATGAAGATCGCACCCTGCCGCCGGTGAACAAAGGCGACGTGGTGTCGCTGATCGAGCTGACTCCGGCCCAGCACTTTACCAAGCCGCCTGCGCGCTTCAGCGAAGCTTCGCTGGTTAAGGAGCTGGAAAAACGCGGCATTGGTCGCCCGTCTACCTATGCGTCGATCATTTCGACCATTCAGGATCGCGGCTATGTGCGGGTGGAAAACCGTCGCTTCTATGCTGAGAAGATGGGGGAGATCGTCACCGATCGTCTGGAAGAGAACTTCCGCGAGCTGATGAACTACGACTTCACTGCCCAGATGGAGAACAGCCTTGACCAGGTGGCGAACCACGAAACCGAATGGAAAGGCGTGCTGGATAACTTCTTCAGCGACTTTACCAAGCAGCTAGAGAAGGCCGAGCAGGATCCAGAGGAGGGCGGCATGCGCCCGAATCAGATGGTGCTGACCAGCATTGACTGCCCGACCTGCGGACGGAAAATGGGTATCCGCACGGCGAGTACCGGTGTCTTCCTGGGCTGCTCTGGCTACGCCCTGCCGCCGAAAGAGCGCTGCAAAACCACCATCAACCTGGTACCGGAGAACGAAGTTCTCAACGTGCTGGAGGGTGACGATGCTGAAACCAACGCTCTGCGTGCGAAACGCCGCTGCGTGAAGTGCGGCACGGCGATGGACAGCTACCTGATCGATCCGAAACGCAAGCTGCACGTGTGCGGTAACAACCCCACCTGCGACGGCTACGAGATCGAAGAGGGCGAGTTCCGCATTAAAGGTTACGACGGCCCAATCGTAGAGTGCGAGAAGTGTGGTTCTGAAATGCACCTGAAAATGGGGCGCTTCGGTAAATACATGGCCTGCACCAACGACGACTGTAAAAACACGCGTAAGATCCTGCGTAGCGGGGAAGTTGCACCGCCGAAGGAAGATCCGGTTCCGCTGCCTGAGCTGCAGTGTGAGAAGTCGGATGCCTACTTCGTGCTGCGCGATGGGGCAGCGGGCGTCTTCCTGGCGGCCAATACCTTCCCGAAATCGCGCGAAACCCGTGCGCCGCTGGTGGAAGAGCTGTACCGCTTCCGCGATCGCCTGCCAGAGAAGCTGCGCTATCTGGCCGATGCGCCGCAGCAGGATCCTGCCGGCAACA